One window from the genome of Rufibacter tibetensis encodes:
- a CDS encoding lectin-like domain-containing protein, whose translation MEKLYSPEKLVSFDSYLFDKDSVFYLDLVLAHLTKRKKSNEQTSRFHKAWVIATSILLVFLAKTGYTQDHQNNNSAIQLNSNSFRLTPDLANTRGEIWRKTPVSLHNSFEISFKIFLGSKDANGADGIAFAFQRQAGDPLTAAGRTGEGLGIGHGQTAADGTRTGGVTPSVAIEFDTHRNLEAGGTAVEPASDHIAIFKNGEEREPVAEPVQMSHTSANTEDNALHSVTIKWLRVTKTFYVYFDGNFRTSYSEDYINTVFGGDPIVYFGFTASTGDYSNIHEVHGISYTETSNVPPVASNITNAPVGSIATNVNLTDLSASDADGTIAKYTILSLPTAGTLHLNRANITVGQVLTPAEATMLAYDAPLSVSSTPTFTYSATDNEGLPSAPATFNIPVGMAAVTPSSTAIFAPPISNQATQTSIPPLSATGGTITGYTVTPANFNEGELYYATSSTGTKTLISTAGTNINVSGGGTAYLWFDPKPSYTGTSSFTYTATNSQGNTSSPATYSIPVYSPPLASNVTSFIMNTGKAAPTNPFTGTDADGRIASFKVTELPSSGTLYLNGTSVAAGTEYQATDNSLAGLTYLPNTQSPASVSFPYSAIDNEGHQSNAATYTIQVDNTPLPVELTRFSGSIELGVVRLAWSTTSEKDNDYFQVERSLNGKTFTAVGQVKGAGYSSIELAYTFQDASAPKGTVYYLLKQVDFEGEMEYSKVIALKAGGKVIAEPSLGVYPNPTNGMITLSPAALQGAATITLFQSNGRKMNQWQTQFEAGRPFMLDFSSQTSGMYFLEVQTASSKTTIRVVKM comes from the coding sequence GTGGAAAAACTTTACTCCCCCGAAAAGCTCGTCTCGTTTGACTCATATTTATTTGATAAAGACTCAGTTTTTTATTTAGATTTAGTTTTAGCGCACTTAACCAAACGCAAGAAATCAAATGAGCAAACTTCTCGCTTCCACAAAGCCTGGGTTATCGCTACTTCTATTTTATTAGTTTTCTTAGCCAAAACAGGTTACACCCAAGACCACCAAAATAACAACAGCGCCATTCAACTGAACTCAAATTCTTTTAGGCTTACCCCGGATTTGGCGAACACGCGGGGGGAGATCTGGAGGAAAACCCCTGTGTCCTTGCACAATTCCTTTGAAATAAGTTTTAAGATTTTCCTCGGCAGCAAGGATGCTAATGGCGCAGATGGAATCGCCTTTGCTTTCCAGAGGCAGGCAGGCGACCCGCTTACAGCCGCAGGTAGGACGGGAGAAGGATTGGGAATTGGGCATGGACAAACAGCAGCGGATGGTACGCGCACTGGTGGGGTAACCCCCTCGGTGGCAATAGAGTTTGACACCCACCGTAATCTTGAGGCGGGGGGCACGGCAGTAGAACCTGCCTCTGACCATATTGCTATCTTCAAGAACGGGGAAGAACGAGAGCCAGTGGCAGAACCCGTCCAGATGAGCCACACCAGTGCAAATACCGAGGACAATGCCTTACATTCAGTGACCATCAAATGGCTTCGGGTTACCAAGACCTTTTACGTGTACTTCGACGGCAACTTCCGCACGAGCTACTCGGAGGACTACATCAACACCGTTTTCGGGGGAGACCCAATAGTTTACTTCGGGTTTACGGCCAGCACTGGAGACTACTCAAACATCCATGAGGTGCATGGCATTTCCTATACTGAAACGAGCAACGTGCCGCCGGTGGCTAGCAACATCACGAACGCGCCAGTGGGATCGATTGCTACCAATGTCAATCTGACTGACCTTTCAGCATCTGACGCGGACGGCACAATCGCCAAGTACACCATCTTGTCTTTGCCTACCGCTGGCACCCTGCACCTCAATAGGGCTAACATCACAGTGGGGCAGGTACTAACGCCGGCTGAGGCCACAATGCTAGCATATGACGCTCCGTTAAGCGTATCCTCAACCCCCACTTTCACCTACAGCGCAACCGACAATGAGGGACTCCCCTCAGCACCTGCTACTTTCAACATACCTGTGGGGATGGCTGCAGTCACTCCCAGCTCCACGGCAATATTTGCACCCCCTATCTCTAACCAGGCAACTCAGACGAGCATCCCTCCCCTGAGCGCCACTGGCGGTACAATTACCGGATACACTGTCACTCCCGCCAACTTCAATGAAGGCGAGCTCTATTATGCAACATCTTCCACAGGGACTAAAACACTGATTTCTACCGCGGGTACTAACATCAACGTGTCTGGCGGGGGCACCGCATATCTGTGGTTTGATCCGAAACCTAGCTATACTGGCACCAGTTCCTTCACCTACACTGCCACTAATTCTCAAGGAAATACATCTTCACCCGCAACATATTCCATCCCGGTCTATAGCCCCCCACTGGCCAGCAATGTCACATCCTTTATCATGAATACCGGCAAGGCAGCCCCTACCAACCCATTCACAGGCACTGACGCTGACGGCAGAATCGCTAGCTTCAAGGTGACGGAATTGCCCAGCTCTGGGACCCTTTACCTGAACGGGACCTCTGTTGCAGCCGGGACGGAATACCAGGCAACTGATAATAGTCTTGCTGGGTTGACTTACCTCCCTAACACCCAATCCCCCGCCTCGGTAAGCTTCCCCTACTCTGCCATAGACAATGAGGGACACCAAAGCAACGCCGCCACCTATACCATCCAGGTCGACAACACTCCGCTTCCCGTTGAGCTCACCCGTTTTTCGGGATCCATCGAGTTGGGAGTAGTAAGGCTTGCCTGGTCCACGACTTCAGAAAAAGACAACGACTACTTCCAGGTGGAGCGGAGCCTAAATGGAAAGACCTTCACTGCGGTTGGGCAGGTGAAAGGGGCCGGCTACTCCAGCATAGAGCTAGCCTACACCTTTCAGGATGCCTCCGCTCCAAAAGGAACCGTGTATTACCTCCTAAAGCAGGTGGACTTTGAAGGTGAGATGGAGTACTCAAAGGTGATTGCCTTGAAAGCCGGTGGCAAGGTTATAGCAGAACCTTCCCTTGGAGTATACCCGAACCCTACAAACGGCATGATCACCCTCTCCCCTGCCGCACTGCAGGGCGCTGCCACCATCACACTGTTCCAAAGCAATGGTCGCAAAATGAACCAGTGGCAAACCCAGTTCGAAGCTGGCCGCCCTTTCATGTTAGACTTTTCAAGCCAAACTTCGGGAATGTACTTCCTAGAGGTGCAGACTGCCTCGAGCAAAACGACTATACGTGTGGTGAAGATGTAA
- a CDS encoding alkaline phosphatase D family protein, protein MEKHKSLSYLSRRSFLRNSVIAATGVVLLPSALISCSDDETGLDPQGDFGFFEGVASFDPTQDKVILWTRYTAATNETGKPVILLDVATDRTFSKVVVSESVEIDTASDNTVNVDVSNLSSNTRYYYRFRNERTGATSVVGETKTLPKVGEATEVRMAVVSCANFQSGLFNVYGAVAESNADFVVHLGDYIYEYAIGGYGSNALTASLGREHQPEGEILRLEDYRARYRQYRGDEQLQKAHQLKPFICVWDDHEITNNAYKDGAQNHQPNEGDYSTRKLTALQVWHEYLPARVNDNAKIYRSFEVAGIVNLMMLDTRIVGRDKQLEYGNFLTQTGINEAAFLAAWQNPSRTILGTEQRSWLMSRLAASQARWQVLGSQVLMGKMFIPTELLLMTAQIAASNPTPELFLRFNTLVAQLVAIKTRILQGDPTVTSAERARVETVLPYNLDAWDGYPVEREMVFAAAAGKDLISLAGDTHNAWHSQLTDASRRKIGVEFATPSVTSPGFEAIFGNSPQVIAGVEQSFALLIDDLEYLNASQRGFMLVTFSNNNAQADWRYVGTVSSKTTATTSGRTATEV, encoded by the coding sequence ATGGAGAAGCATAAAAGTCTGAGTTATCTAAGCCGTAGAAGTTTTCTGCGTAATTCCGTCATCGCTGCCACTGGGGTAGTGCTTTTGCCATCTGCCCTCATTAGTTGCTCTGATGATGAAACTGGATTAGATCCGCAGGGCGATTTCGGCTTCTTTGAGGGGGTAGCTAGTTTTGACCCTACTCAGGACAAGGTAATCCTCTGGACCCGCTACACCGCGGCTACTAATGAAACTGGTAAACCAGTCATCCTTTTAGATGTGGCAACCGACAGAACTTTCAGCAAGGTAGTGGTAAGTGAGTCTGTTGAGATTGATACTGCCAGTGATAACACGGTCAATGTTGATGTGAGTAATCTGTCTTCCAACACCAGGTACTACTACCGTTTCAGAAATGAAAGAACCGGTGCTACCTCGGTAGTGGGAGAGACCAAGACCCTGCCTAAAGTGGGAGAGGCCACCGAAGTGAGAATGGCGGTGGTGTCCTGCGCAAACTTTCAATCTGGTCTTTTCAACGTTTATGGTGCAGTAGCAGAGTCAAATGCTGACTTCGTGGTGCACTTGGGAGACTATATCTATGAATATGCAATTGGAGGCTATGGCTCCAATGCGCTTACTGCCTCTTTAGGAAGGGAGCACCAACCAGAAGGCGAGATCCTGAGGCTGGAAGACTACCGGGCTAGGTACCGCCAATACAGAGGAGATGAGCAATTGCAGAAAGCCCACCAGTTGAAGCCCTTCATCTGTGTGTGGGATGACCATGAGATCACCAATAACGCTTACAAAGACGGAGCGCAGAACCACCAGCCTAACGAGGGAGATTATTCCACCCGTAAACTGACTGCCTTGCAGGTGTGGCACGAGTACCTGCCTGCGCGGGTGAACGACAATGCCAAAATTTACCGGAGCTTTGAGGTGGCAGGCATCGTGAACCTGATGATGCTAGACACCAGGATAGTGGGCAGAGACAAGCAATTGGAGTATGGTAATTTCCTTACCCAAACCGGAATTAACGAGGCCGCTTTCCTTGCTGCCTGGCAAAACCCCTCCAGAACTATCCTGGGCACCGAGCAGCGCTCCTGGCTGATGTCACGGCTGGCTGCAAGCCAAGCCAGGTGGCAGGTGCTGGGAAGCCAGGTGTTAATGGGAAAGATGTTTATTCCTACTGAGTTGCTTTTGATGACTGCCCAGATTGCCGCAAGCAATCCCACTCCAGAGCTGTTCCTGCGGTTCAATACTTTAGTGGCCCAATTAGTGGCCATCAAGACCAGGATTTTACAAGGAGACCCAACTGTAACCTCCGCGGAAAGAGCAAGGGTGGAAACGGTGCTTCCTTATAACTTAGATGCGTGGGACGGCTACCCGGTAGAAAGAGAAATGGTCTTTGCGGCTGCGGCAGGAAAAGACCTCATCTCCCTGGCCGGCGATACCCACAACGCCTGGCACTCACAACTAACAGATGCTTCCCGAAGAAAAATAGGGGTTGAGTTTGCCACTCCTTCGGTTACTTCCCCCGGTTTTGAGGCCATTTTCGGGAATTCACCCCAAGTGATAGCGGGAGTAGAGCAGTCCTTTGCTTTGCTCATTGATGACCTGGAGTATCTGAATGCATCTCAAAGAGGGTTTATGCTGGTTACTTTCTCAAACAATAATGCCCAGGCTGATTGGAGGTACGTGGGCACCGTCTCGTCCAAAACCACAGCCACGACCTCAGGTCGGACTGCCACTGAGGTCTGA